The genomic stretch GGCTCAAAGGCTCATTTTCGACCAAATTAGTTTAGCCTTCCCTCAAGCTACAATTTCAATCTAATCCCGCAACCCAGTCATGGCCAAAGCTAAAAAGACCGGCTTGGAACGGAGAACAGAGGCTACAAACAGAATTTCGACATCCGATGAAAATCTTAAGGCTGTAAGACCTTTTAACCTTGAACAGTTACGGTCGATCTCTCATTACAGttaatcattcatttttccaaaaatcgtCAAGCTACATAGtctgatttttatattattctgTAGCAATTTTgcaactcattgtcagatacTAGCCGAAAGTTACGAGGGAAATGTCGACCCTTCCTCACAGCCAGTACCATTGATGAGAACTCCTGTACTCGAGGTCATTCGAACTCTGCCTGAATGCTTCAACAGCATGATTAACGAATCGATTGAGTTCGAGATTGATCGTGAACTGAACGCTCGGGATTTAATCGGGtaagtataattatttactgaaattttcagtccgaactgaaaacaaaaataaaaagtagtTTAGATTACTTTTTTGTACAACGTGGAAGTGACGTTCGTATTTCCAATTAGAACCCTCGGAAGAAAGCTCGGAATCTATGACTATCAGACTAACATGGCGTCCTTTTGGCTCCTCGACGCAATTGCTCTCGAAGTAGTTCGCTGGAGCTCAGAACTCAATTCCTCAGAACTGGGTATATTAGTCAGCTGGATTGCGGGGGAGGCAAAACTCATTCAAGGTGGCTGAAGACAGCATTCGGAAAAATTCAGGGAAATTAAAATCCTGACTATTCATCGAATTTATAGACAAGCAGCTCAGTCGGACGGAATTCTTCCAGGAAATGGCTCGATTATTTGCACTAGCATCAGATCAGATAATCGAAGGTCACTCAATGATTTACTGGGAAGAACTAACCGCCGTGGAATCGTCAAGACGAAGTGAACAGGAATCAATGAACAATGAACCGAGTTCTGTAATTCAAACGTCAAACAGGTAACCTGCATATTTGTCAGTAAAATTTAAGACAAATGATTTGTTCGAAACTAATCAGTTCAATCTTCATTTAAAATCCCTTAGACTTTATTTTCGCTGACTGGTTTTCATTTACTCGGATGTGAAGTAACAATGCCAAGTGTTTTCATCATATTTTATCATGAAATGTTGCAGTTCTGTTGTCCTGAACGATTCAGCAAACCACAAAAACGGGGAAATAGCAATGGTGCAGGCATCAGCCGATGGTGACATTTTGAGGGGCCGAAAAAGCTTGAATTCAAGCCAAACAGCTCGTTTGACGGTTGAAGGCTCGTTGAAAGTTCA from Neodiprion virginianus isolate iyNeoVirg1 chromosome 3, iyNeoVirg1.1, whole genome shotgun sequence encodes the following:
- the LOC124300682 gene encoding uncharacterized protein LOC124300682 yields the protein MAKAKKTGLERRTEATNRISTSDENLKAILAESYEGNVDPSSQPVPLMRTPVLEVIRTLPECFNSMINESIEFEIDRELNARDLIGTLGRKLGIYDYQTNMASFWLLDAIALEVVRWSSELNSSELGILVSWIAGEAKLIQDKQLSRTEFFQEMARLFALASDQIIEGHSMIYWEELTAVESSRRSEQESMNNEPSSVIQTSNSSVVLNDSANHKNGEIAMVQASADGDILRGRKSLNSSQTARLTVEGSLKVHEAIIESTYAMYANAFHYATVSAAFAKTVELHTYKFPYTLRFPRPLEPPIPPPVIKETSKKNKSGKSKEKKKRRSQTPDDIPPPPAPSMTDEEIIAEKRKFILPLKDSIEAPRLLERYAERPPSDNANTNIGSGKKGVKGTKGKRK